The sequence CACACCGCTATTCGTCGATGCGAAAAAACGGAGAAATCGCGTGTGTTACTCGCTGAGACCGAAGACGGCGACGGTGGAGCCACGGCGACCGCCGTGGAGCCAACCGGACCCGCCGACCTGGACTGCGACGTACTGCTTGCCCTCGCCGGGGTCGTACCAGCTGGAGAGCGACGAGCAGATCGGTGCACCGAGCTGGAACTGCCAGAGGCGGTCACCCGTCTCGCCGTCGTAGGCGATCAGGTTCCCGTTCTGGGTGCCAGCGAAGGTGAGACCGCTCGCGGTCGTGATGGACCCGCCCCAGAGGTAGTCGCTGGTCTCGTCGGCCGAGATCCAGTCACGCCACTCGACGTCGCCCGAGACCGGGTCGACGGCGATGATGGCACTGAGGTTGCCGTTCCAGTTGGACGGCTCGCTGACGTCGGGCCAGTCGTTGAGGCCGCCGCCCCAGTAGGTCTGGCCGGCCTCGTACTGCGCCTCTTCCCAGAAGATTTCGTGCGGCGCGTTGTTCTGGTTGACGTAGACCAGGCCCGTCTCGGGGTTGTACGACGGGGGCTGCCAGTCGTTGCCACCGTGCGCACCGGGGACGAAGGAGACCCGACGGTCCTCGTCGACGTGCGGGACCATCTTCCACATGTTGATGTGTTGGGTCGTCTCGCCCGAGCGCTCGAGCAGCTGACCGTTGCTGGCGTCCATCGTGTAGACCCAGGCCGTCTTGCCGGGGCTGATGACGACGTCGCTCGTCTCGCCGTCACCCATGTCCATGTCGTTGACACGGATCTTGGGCGCCGAGGAGTCGTAGTCCCACACGTCGTGGGGGGACTCGCCGTAGTGCCACTGGATGGAGCCGTCTTCGGCGTCCAGGGTCAGCGTCCCGATGGTGTAGCGGTTCGGACCCGGACGGACGGTGCCGTCGAAGTCCGGACCGGGGTTCCCGACCGGCGCGTGGATCATGCCGCTCTCGGGGTCGAGCGTCGGCGTCATCCACACGGTACCGGCACCGTGTTCGTGAGAGTCGCCGGCCCACTCTTCGGACGGCGTGGTGTTCGTTCGCCAGATCTCTTCCCCGTTCGAGGGGTCGAGGGCTGCGACGAACCCGCTGACACCGTACTCGCCACCGGCGGAGCCGGTGATGACCTTGCCCTCGTGGACGATCGGTGCCCACGTAGCGGAGTAGCCGACTTCGTGGTCACCGGTCGAGGTGTACCACTCTTCTTCCCCGGTGTAGCGGTTGAGCGCCACGATACCGGAGTCGAGGGTGGTCATGTAGACCTTGTCGCCGTGAACAGCGAAGCCACGGTTGTTCGCGTCACAGCAGAGAAGCAGCCCCTGCGGGTTCGCGTACGTGTAACTCCAGAGGGTCTCACCAGTTCGGGCGTTGATAGCCTTCGCGTGGTTCGGCCCGTTCGTCTGGTACATGACCGGCGGATCGCCGGGCACGACGACCGGAACACCCTCCATACTGGAGGCGACGCCACTCTGGACCAGATATTCGAGTTCGAGGTCTTCGACGTTGTCCGGCGTGATGACGTCTGCGCTGGTGTGGCGCTGCTGCTGATAGTTACCGCCGTACATCAGCCAGCTGGTTTCGTCCTCGACTGCCGAGGCCTCACGCATCTCCTGCGTGACGTCTTTCTGCGGGATCTGGTCGATGTCGAACTGCTGCGTGATCGACTCCTCGGGGAGGTTGGTCAGCGTATAGCCGTCCTCGACCTCCACCATCTCGATGTTCTGTGCCGCTTCTACCGCTGCGTCGTGTTGGTGAATGCTAGCCATGCGTTACGCACCTCCCGTGCGTGGGGCGCGCATTTCGTCCGTGATGCGCATCACGTCATTCGTCAGGTCTTCCTGTCCGACGATCATCATCGCTGCGCCGGCAGACAGCGCAGCCGTCAGCTGCGCGTCGTTGAGTTCCTGAGAACCCGCGAGATCTTCGGCCGCGTTCGCGAGCAGGTGCAGGCCGGCGTACATCTGCTTGAGGTCGCCGTAGTTGTTGTCGAGGATCGTGTCCGTCATGAGTACCTCGTTCTGCCAGAGGTACGTGTCGAGGTAGTCCGTCCACAGCAGGACACCGGCCGACGCTCGCTGGTGGAGCGGGGCGATGTTTGCTGGGTCGAACCCTTCGACGCCGGCCGGGATGTTCTTCGTCGGCACCCACATGGCCAGGCGCTCCTTGTTGTTGACGACGTTGACGACCGTCGACGTCAGCTCTTCCTCGCTGTACCCGAGTTCGTTCAGCGCGGACGCGAGTGCGCCCGTGTTGATGAACTCGCGTGCCGTCGCACCGATGTGCTCGGGCGTGAACTCCGGCAGGTGCTCTTCCACGCTCTCGAAGAAGCCGACTTCCGTGAGATGCTCGTGGATAGCCCAGCCGGGCTCGGCGAGCTGTTGATACTCTGTGCTCTCCTCGGCCGGAACGCCCATCGCCCGCAGCTCGGGCAGACGCTCGATCTGGCCTTCGAGGGAGGCGAGCTCGCTACCGAGCAGACCTGCGTCGAGCGTGCCGACGAGGTCGCTGCGAATGGATTCGCCCATAGCGGCGAGTTCCCCCGCCGTTTCCCCTTCTATTTCGCCCCTGAGGTCGCTCAGGGTGAACTCGCTGCCTGCTGCCACTGCGCCGGTGAGCCCGACGACCTTGAGGAACTGTCGACGATCCTCTTGGCCGATCTGGGGCATTCCGTTTACATATTGCGACATGCCATACCACTCCATACGAACCGTAGTAATTGTCTATATTTAACTTTGTGATATATTTCACAATTGAGGCGCTTAATTAAACTTAGTTGTATAAGGATGTATCCAGACAACTAGCGTACAGGGGAGAACGGAGGCGTCTGAACGCCGTTTGCGAGTTATCGGACCGTGATACTAGCGACCATGCCCGACGACGCGTGCGGGACACAGACGTAGGTGTACTCGCCCGTTGTCTCGAAGGTGTGGCGATACGTCGAGCCAGCCTGATTGAGTGAGAGGTGGTTGATTTTGCTCCCAGAGATGTCGTAGCTCGCCCAGGGGTCGGCACCCTCGGGCAGTTCGACGTCCGAGTGTGCGTCGGGATGACCCGAGACGTTGTGACCGCCGGAGTCGAAGACGAATTCGACCGTGTCGCCCTGCGAGACTCGGAGGCTCGACGGCTCGAACTGGAGGCTGCCACCCGGACCGACCGTAACCGTCGCGTCCGCCTCTTCGGCCGGCGTCGACGTCGCCGTCGCCGTCGGCTCCGACGTTTCCGTGGCCGTTGCCGTCGCCGTCGCTTCGCCGCCGTTGTCACCGTTGCCGCCGCTACAACCCGCGAGACCAGCCAGAACAGCGCTACTCAGCGTGGCTGCAAACTTTCGCCGCGACAGGAACTTCTTCGACTGTTTTGAGACCATCGAGTCGAACCTTTGGTTTCGATATAATAAATGTGGTGAATTTGCGTCAGGCACTCCCACACACGCCCACTCGTGTACGTTTCAGAACAACATCTCCCCGAGGCGCACGCAGTTTATATATCCCCTGGCGTCAACGTACGGACGTGCGAGTTCGAGAGTTCCCCATCCTCGGTGACGAGGACGAGCCGATGATCGAGGCGTTCGCTACCGGCCTCGACCGCGAAGCGGCGCGCGTCCTCGCCTACCTGGTGGGCCGCGAGGAGTCCGAGCGATTCTCCGGCGAAGCGGCCTCTCGGTTGGCCGTCCGCGTCGGCGTAGACCTCGGCCGCGGTCGCGTCTCGGACGTGCTGGGAACCCTCACGGACCTGGAGCTGGTCACGGAGACGACCGTCGACAGCGAAGCCCCTGGCCGCCCCCCGAAGGGGTGGCGCGCCGACGCCGGCCGCGCCGACACCATCGCCCGCGTCCGCGCCGCCCACGCCGACGCTCTCCTCGAACAGGCGGCCACCGTCGCCTCGACGCTCGGCGACGACGTCGACACGACCCGCGAGACGACTGGAGCCGACGACGCGTCCGTCTCGGTCGGCCTGAACTGGGACCCGAACGGCCTCCACGCCCCCCTGTTCGCGGGGACGTACGACGCCGACGTGACGTTCACGGGCTGTCGGGGGTCACGGGCCGCGCTCTCTGCCGTCGCCGACGGCGACGTGGACGTCGGGCTGACGGGCGCTGCCACACTTCTACGCGCGCACGCGGATGGACACGATATCGTACCGCTCGCGCTATACTACCAGCGTGCGATGGTCGTCCTCTACACGACCCGGTCGGCCTTCGACGGCCCACTCCGAAGCGTCGAGGACGTCCGCGGCCGCCGTGTCGCCATGCCCGCGGGGTCTGAAACCGGCGCCCTCGGCCGTCTCTTCCTCGCTCAGGCCGGCGTCGTCGACGACGTGACCACCGTCCGGGCCGACGGCGAGGAACGCGCCGCGTTGCTCGACGGCGACGCCGACGTGGCGACCGGCGTCTTCACCGACCCCCTCGAACTGGAGGGGATGGGTCACGACGTGGACTCGGTGTTGCTGGCCGACCACTTTCCCGTCCCCGGGCCGGCCTTCGTCGTCCGCCGCGAGACGCTTCGGGACCGTCCCGACGCACTCCGGGGCTTCCTCGAAGGCGCGATGGACGGCTGGGCGACGGCACGGACCGACCCCGCCGCCGCCACACAGGCCGTCGCCGAAGCATGTGGGTCGCCGCTCGACGACGAGCGCCGCAAACTCGAACAGGCGCTCGACAGGTTCGCCGGCGGCGACGCCGTCGAGAAGAACGGTTGGGGGTGGCACTCCGCCGACACCTGGGAGCGTCTCCGCGTCGCCCTCGAACAGGCCGAAGCAATCGGTCGAACATGATTCACGTCGAGAACCTCTCGGTCACGTACGGTGACCTCCGCGCGCTCGACGACGTCTCGGTCGATATCGACGATGGCGAGTTCGTCACCGTCGTCGGTCCCTCCGGCTGTGGGAAGACCACCCTCCTCCGGACCATCGGGGGGCTGGAGACGCCGACGACCGGGTCGGTCAGCGTCGACGGCGACCCGCCGGCCGTCGCCCAGTCCGACGCCCGCCTCGGCTTCGTCTTCCAAGACCACACCCTCCTGCCCTGGAAGACGGCCGTCGAGAACGTGACTTTCCTCCGCCGGATGGCTGGCAAGGACCCGGACCCCGACGGCGCGCGCGACCTGTTGGCGACGACGGGTCTCGACGGCTTCGAGGACACTCGGCCCGCCGAACTCTCCGGCGGCATGAAACAGCGTGTCGCCATCGCCCGCGCCATCCACCTCGGTGCCGACGTGTTGCTCATGGACGAACCGTTCGGCGAACTCGACGAAATCACGCGCGACGAGATGGGCGTCGAAATCCTTCGCCTGTGGCGCGAGAACCGCAAGACCGTCGTGTTCGTCACCCACAGCGTCCCCGAGGCCGTCTTCCTCGGCGACCGCTGTCTCGTCGTCTCCGGCGCCTCGGCTGGCGGTGCGGGGCGAATCGTCGGCGAGTTCGACATCGACCTGCCGCGCCCCCGCGACGAGTCCGTCTTCGGAAGCGAGGCGTTCGGCACGCAGGTCACCCGCGTCCGGAGCGCGCTCCACGACGACGCATGACCGTCGCTCGACGCGCACCCAGCGTCGTCCTCCCACTCGCTGCCCTCGTCGTCGCCGTCGGCGTCTGGTGGGCGCTCACCGTCGCCCTCGCCATCCCCCCATTCCTCCTCCCCTCGCCGGCCGCCGTCGTCGCCCGCCTCGCCGGCAATCCCGACCTGTACCTGACGAACGCCGTCGCGACGCTCCGGAAGGTGCTCGTCGGCGGCGCGGCCGGTATCACCGCCGGCTTCACGCTCGCGCTCGTCGTCTGGGCGGTTCCGGTCCTCGAACGGGCCGTCTACCCCTACCTCGTCGCCCTGCGCGTCCTGCCGAAAATCGCCGTCGCGCCCATTTTCCTCATCTACTTCGGCGTCGGCTTCGACACCGCCGTCGTCTTCGTCGCGCTCATCGTCTTCTTCCCCATCGTCGTCGGCACCGCGGCGGGACTGGACCGGACGCCCGACTCACACCTTGACCTGCTTCAGTCGGTCGATGCCGGTGCGGTGCAGACGTTCCTCGCCGTGCGGCTACCCCACGCGCTCCCCGACGTCTTCGCAGGCGTGAAACAGTCCGTCACGCTCGCCGTCGTCGGCGCCGTCGTCGCCGAGTGGATTCTCGCGAACGACGGCCTCGGCTCGCTGATTCTCGCCGCGTCCGAGAACGTGCAGGTGGACGTGATGCTCGCCGCGCTGACCGTCCTCCTCGCCATCGGTCTCTGTCTCTACGGCGGCGTCGCGCTGTGTTACCGGCGCGTCGCGTGGCAGTAGTTACCAGTCAAGTCGGCGCTCCACCGCCGCCGGAAGCAGGTAGAACGCGAGGCCGAGGAGCGTGAGTACGCCGAGTGCGGCGAAGGTCTGACTCGTCTGGAGATACTCCGCGGTGTGAAACAAGTGATAGCCGATGCCCGCCTGCAGGGTGAGAAACTCCGCGACGACGGTGCCGACGACGGCCAGCGCCGCCGCGAGTTTCACGCCCGCGAACACGCTCGGTGCGGCGGCGGGGACGTGAATCCACAGGAAGGTCTGCACCGCACTGGCGTCGACCGATTCCGCGAGGTCCGTGTACTCCTCGGGAACCGCTCGGAGGCCGTCGACCGACGCGATGGCGACGGGGAAGACGGTCATCGTCGCGACGAGCGACGCCCGTGCGAGGATGCCGTCGCCAATCCAGAGGAAGACGAGCGGCGCGATGGCGATGAGCGGCGCGATGCGAAGTGCGATGAGATACGGGTGGACGACCGCTGCCACGGTCCGTGAGCCGACCATGGCGAACGCGAGCGAGAGGCCGACGACGATACCCGCCGCTAGCCCGAGCGCCGCCGTCGTCGCCGTCGTCGCCGCTGCGGCCAGCAGCGTCGCGTACGTGTCCATCCCCGCCGCGAGCACGTCGCCCGGTCCGGGGAGGACGACCGGCGGCACGCCCGTCGCGCGCACGAACCACGCCCACGCGACGACGACGGCGACGGCGACGACAGTCGGCGGCCAGAGTCGGCGAAGCGCCGCGCTCACGGCCCGACCGCTGGTCCCGGGCAGCGTCACCGCCGAGAGTCGCCGGTCGCTCGTGGCCATCAGACGGCGTCGCTGTACGAACCGATATACTGGTAGTCGGTATCGAGATACTCGTTCGTCCAGACGGTCGACGGGTCCACCTCGCCGCCGAGGGCGTCGGCGCTCGCGAGGGCGTCGTGGGTGACCTGCCACGGTTCGCTCCGACTCCACCCCCAGCCGTGTTCGGCGACGGCGTCGCCGGTCATGAACTCCGTAGCCATCCGCTCCCACTTCGCTCGCTGCTGATCCCGTGACTCCTCGAGGACGCCGTTGGCCTCGACGAGGAGGTCGGTCGCCTCGCCGGGGCGTTGCTGTGCCCACGCCGCCCCGCGGGCGGTGCCGCGGAGGAAGGCCCGCACCGCCGCTTCGTTCTCACTCGCCCACGACTGCTCGACGGCAAGGACGTGCCCGTAGGAGGGGACGCTGTCGCCGACGCGGATGCTGTCGACGGTGTAGCCCTGCGCCTCTGCGCTGATGGCGTCGCCGAAGACGCCGCCCGCGGCATCGATTTCACCCGAGAGGAGCTGTTGGACGGTGTCGTACCCCGTATCCACCAGTTCCACGTCCTCGCGGACGCCCGCCTCTTCGAGGAGTAGCGTCGTCAGCGTCCGGACCATCCCCGGCCCGGTGCCCACCGTCTTCCCCGCCAGCTGGTCGGCGCTCGTCAACTCCCCGCCGAAGGTGTCCCGCGTCGAGAACACCACCATCGGGCTCTTCTGCATCACGACGCCCACCGACTGCGGCGAGAGGTTGCGGCTGTTGACGTTCAGCACTTGGTCACCGCTCGTCACCGCGAAGTCGACGTTCCCGAGGCCGGCCTGCTTGGCCGAGAAGGTCGACCCCTCGCCCGTCTGGATGGACGAGAGCGTCAGCCCCTCTTCCTCGTAGAACCCGTTCGCCTTTGCCGCGAAGTAGGGCACGTGAAGCCCGCTCGGCTTCCAGTTGAGAAGGAGTGAAGAGTCGCCCGGAACCGCGGTGCCCGTCGTCGTCCCGGTGTCCGCCCCGCCCGTGCCGCCGAGACAGCCGGCCAGCCCGCTCGCGCCCACGCCGGCAGCGGCGAGAAACGCGCGTCGCGTCGCTGTTCGTCTCATACGCGGCTATCAGGACAGGATTAGTATAATAATTCCGGTGAAACGTTTATACGTCTCTCAGTTCACGCCGAGTTCGTCCTCCGAGGGCGACCACTCGAACTCCAGTTCGAGTTCGAGTTGGCGGTGGGTTTCGCCGACGAACTCCACCTCGACTTCGATGGGTTCGTCGAACTCGAAGGGAATCTCCCACTCGTCGGTCGAGATGGTCAGGCGGGGTTCGGACTCGATTTGGTCGGCGAGGTCACGGAGAAACGCCGCGGTCCCCTCTCGCGAGAGTCGCACCTCTCGCTCGAAGTAGCCGTCGGTGACGGTTCGTGGCCCGTCGTTCGCGTCGGGTAGGTCAGCCATACTTCGTCTATAGAGGAGAGAGGTAAAATAGTGTGCGCCCCTAGAGCCGGCAACCGATGTCTCTCTTCGACGTTCTCGGGAGCAAGGCGCGGCTCAAGATTATCCGCGAACTATCGAGCGAGCCGCGGTACGTCTCCGAGCTCGCGGACCGAGTCGGGATGGACGGCAAGACGGCAGTCCATCACCTCTCGACGCTGGAGGAGGCGGGCATCGTCGAGAGCTACCGGACCAGTCGGCGGAAGTACTACCGCCTGACAAAGCGCATCGAACTTCGAGCCTCGCCCGGCCCGGACCCCATGTTTCTACTCCACGCCGACGAGGTAGAGGAGACGGATTAACCCTCGACGGGAAGCGTCGCGAAGTAGCGAATGTTGATCGCGAGATAGAGGACGTACATCCCGAGCAACAGCGCCCCGTGTCGCCGGGTCACTTCGCCCCTGTGGAAGAGATAGCCCGCGATGCCGGCGAACACGAAGAGCGTCGGCAGGTGGAAGAAGACCGTCTCCCACCGGAAGTTGATGGTCCCCACGAGGCCGATGATGCCG is a genomic window of Haloplanus vescus containing:
- a CDS encoding ABC transporter permease — its product is MTVARRAPSVVLPLAALVVAVGVWWALTVALAIPPFLLPSPAAVVARLAGNPDLYLTNAVATLRKVLVGGAAGITAGFTLALVVWAVPVLERAVYPYLVALRVLPKIAVAPIFLIYFGVGFDTAVVFVALIVFFPIVVGTAAGLDRTPDSHLDLLQSVDAGAVQTFLAVRLPHALPDVFAGVKQSVTLAVVGAVVAEWILANDGLGSLILAASENVQVDVMLAALTVLLAIGLCLYGGVALCYRRVAWQ
- a CDS encoding ABC transporter permease; translated protein: MATSDRRLSAVTLPGTSGRAVSAALRRLWPPTVVAVAVVVAWAWFVRATGVPPVVLPGPGDVLAAGMDTYATLLAAAATTATTAALGLAAGIVVGLSLAFAMVGSRTVAAVVHPYLIALRIAPLIAIAPLVFLWIGDGILARASLVATMTVFPVAIASVDGLRAVPEEYTDLAESVDASAVQTFLWIHVPAAAPSVFAGVKLAAALAVVGTVVAEFLTLQAGIGYHLFHTAEYLQTSQTFAALGVLTLLGLAFYLLPAAVERRLDW
- a CDS encoding pyrroloquinoline quinone-dependent dehydrogenase, which encodes MASIHQHDAAVEAAQNIEMVEVEDGYTLTNLPEESITQQFDIDQIPQKDVTQEMREASAVEDETSWLMYGGNYQQQRHTSADVITPDNVEDLELEYLVQSGVASSMEGVPVVVPGDPPVMYQTNGPNHAKAINARTGETLWSYTYANPQGLLLCCDANNRGFAVHGDKVYMTTLDSGIVALNRYTGEEEWYTSTGDHEVGYSATWAPIVHEGKVITGSAGGEYGVSGFVAALDPSNGEEIWRTNTTPSEEWAGDSHEHGAGTVWMTPTLDPESGMIHAPVGNPGPDFDGTVRPGPNRYTIGTLTLDAEDGSIQWHYGESPHDVWDYDSSAPKIRVNDMDMGDGETSDVVISPGKTAWVYTMDASNGQLLERSGETTQHINMWKMVPHVDEDRRVSFVPGAHGGNDWQPPSYNPETGLVYVNQNNAPHEIFWEEAQYEAGQTYWGGGLNDWPDVSEPSNWNGNLSAIIAVDPVSGDVEWRDWISADETSDYLWGGSITTASGLTFAGTQNGNLIAYDGETGDRLWQFQLGAPICSSLSSWYDPGEGKQYVAVQVGGSGWLHGGRRGSTVAVFGLSE
- a CDS encoding ABC transporter ATP-binding protein; the encoded protein is MIHVENLSVTYGDLRALDDVSVDIDDGEFVTVVGPSGCGKTTLLRTIGGLETPTTGSVSVDGDPPAVAQSDARLGFVFQDHTLLPWKTAVENVTFLRRMAGKDPDPDGARDLLATTGLDGFEDTRPAELSGGMKQRVAIARAIHLGADVLLMDEPFGELDEITRDEMGVEILRLWRENRKTVVFVTHSVPEAVFLGDRCLVVSGASAGGAGRIVGEFDIDLPRPRDESVFGSEAFGTQVTRVRSALHDDA
- a CDS encoding ABC transporter substrate-binding protein, with amino-acid sequence MRRTATRRAFLAAAGVGASGLAGCLGGTGGADTGTTTGTAVPGDSSLLLNWKPSGLHVPYFAAKANGFYEEEGLTLSSIQTGEGSTFSAKQAGLGNVDFAVTSGDQVLNVNSRNLSPQSVGVVMQKSPMVVFSTRDTFGGELTSADQLAGKTVGTGPGMVRTLTTLLLEEAGVREDVELVDTGYDTVQQLLSGEIDAAGGVFGDAISAEAQGYTVDSIRVGDSVPSYGHVLAVEQSWASENEAAVRAFLRGTARGAAWAQQRPGEATDLLVEANGVLEESRDQQRAKWERMATEFMTGDAVAEHGWGWSRSEPWQVTHDALASADALGGEVDPSTVWTNEYLDTDYQYIGSYSDAV
- a CDS encoding ABC transporter substrate-binding protein, which encodes MRVREFPILGDEDEPMIEAFATGLDREAARVLAYLVGREESERFSGEAASRLAVRVGVDLGRGRVSDVLGTLTDLELVTETTVDSEAPGRPPKGWRADAGRADTIARVRAAHADALLEQAATVASTLGDDVDTTRETTGADDASVSVGLNWDPNGLHAPLFAGTYDADVTFTGCRGSRAALSAVADGDVDVGLTGAATLLRAHADGHDIVPLALYYQRAMVVLYTTRSAFDGPLRSVEDVRGRRVAMPAGSETGALGRLFLAQAGVVDDVTTVRADGEERAALLDGDADVATGVFTDPLELEGMGHDVDSVLLADHFPVPGPAFVVRRETLRDRPDALRGFLEGAMDGWATARTDPAAATQAVAEACGSPLDDERRKLEQALDRFAGGDAVEKNGWGWHSADTWERLRVALEQAEAIGRT
- a CDS encoding plastocyanin/azurin family copper-binding protein encodes the protein MVSKQSKKFLSRRKFAATLSSAVLAGLAGCSGGNGDNGGEATATATATETSEPTATATSTPAEEADATVTVGPGGSLQFEPSSLRVSQGDTVEFVFDSGGHNVSGHPDAHSDVELPEGADPWASYDISGSKINHLSLNQAGSTYRHTFETTGEYTYVCVPHASSGMVASITVR
- a CDS encoding amphi-Trp domain-containing protein, with amino-acid sequence MADLPDANDGPRTVTDGYFEREVRLSREGTAAFLRDLADQIESEPRLTISTDEWEIPFEFDEPIEVEVEFVGETHRQLELELEFEWSPSEDELGVN
- a CDS encoding ArsR/SmtB family transcription factor: MSLFDVLGSKARLKIIRELSSEPRYVSELADRVGMDGKTAVHHLSTLEEAGIVESYRTSRRKYYRLTKRIELRASPGPDPMFLLHADEVEETD